The following are encoded together in the Chaetodon auriga isolate fChaAug3 chromosome 4, fChaAug3.hap1, whole genome shotgun sequence genome:
- the LOC143319047 gene encoding uncharacterized protein LOC143319047: MSRMFMKFSGFKRRRNSRKKLKSTSRLFLGLGKRKNRLAKKKRRKSMLKNTSRFMMRFKASKKRKKEKEAKEKAAANGGKKPTYMLLRLGGGKESIEKKGGFFKGLFRKKDGDEPGDDFKNRSMLLGKVAAATNWLTKRFLSTKMRGNAGKYGWGKQRGHSRQASSRGYLRGYHNDGYEHEEEAYGYNQRHSVRHKGYGGYDDGYEGYEDEVTAAYRNQGQFGYYDNGAGAADYQDLGYYEEEGLYDPSAEYYDGGLYDEGMGDYYNPYSSAQGYYHNQEADYYGYQEQQAIYNDEDLDHYALMGEGYMYGGDIDGFLDPQSQGYYDENGQGVYYSDGQGSYYDNGQAGYFGNPYAATMEMPGGFPPEYQLSYSDAGMPYQDYSSQQAIGFAPGGGQAFGFGGQGMHQVQGLYGDQYTDQLDQYRDDTGGVQGGEMTFRVPRPQVRLFGKERLDVPLPPPPTLPPDPEFEDMSDIQYEDQIPLAPGSLGDTSLQQQMMMLPQEQVFPQQQTVFPPQEQTMMPPQVMSPQQQMMSPQQQMMLQQEQSMSAQMMTSQILSPQQQMILPQQPMMPQQMMSPQQPMMPQQMMSPQEQMMLPQQIMSPQQQMMSQQMMSPQEQMMLPQQQIMSPQVISPQQMMTDPMIMSQQQGYGQVSIPTPTAMIIKQASMSPLPARHMQPSPTPSRRSVIMPSPQMQRHPSAMASPIPSPMLPQRRSPSPQPSMRSGFISAQRPPSVMSRRISPPSSPMASPLARHRMQPQRSPSPLARRPSPPHSPRASMIQRSPSPSPRASMRRGSPPSSPRTSMRRRSPPPSATPAHSLFGSRKIRGPASPPLSPGHASPLLSPQLSRRPSPSPSPSRRSISPVGHRPAPSSPTLSRRSTRLLRDPTPLARPRMGGNVPLGAVRPSPMGLRGRPVPPPTQNVRPFRASSIRSNRSSVLTVDSLHSSPFHSPHMVHRAPLGKRQSGRFPPRPVARGRPLMAQQSIRRIPPASPQPSLKHMSHPASPHFPPRLSHQNVCVWHLC; the protein is encoded by the exons ATGTCCAGAATGTTCATGAAGTTTTCTGGCTTCAAGAGGCGCAGGAACAGCAGGAAGAAGCTGAAAAGTACATCACGTTTGTTCCTGGGGTTGGGGAAGAGAAAGAACCGCCTTGCTAAGAAGAAACGCCGCAAGTCCATGCTCAAGAACACCTCTCGTTTCATGATGAGGTTTAAGGCcagcaaaaagaggaaaaaggagaaagaggctAAAGAGAAGGCGGCAGCAAATGGTGGGAAGAAGCCAACCTATATGCTGCTTCGTCTGGGAGGAGGGAAAGAATCAATCGAAAAGAAGGGGGGCTTCTTCAAAggtttatttagaaaaaaggATGGTGACGAGCCTGGTGACGACTTCAAGAACAGAAGTATGTTGCTGGGTAAGGTTGCAGCAGCAACTAACTGGCTGACCAAACGCTTCCTGTCCACTAAAATGCGCGGAAATGCAGGAAAATATGGCTGGGGCAAACAGAGAGGGCATAGCAGACAAGCCAGCTCCAGAGGTTATCTCCGTGGTTACCATAATGATGGTTATGAGCATGAGGAGGAAGCTTATGGATACAACCAGCGACATTCAGTCCGCCACAAAGGTTATGGAGGCTATGATGATGGTTATGAGGGTTATGAAGACGAGGTAACTGCAGCATATAGAAACCAGGGTCAGTTTGGTTACTATGACAATGGAGCAGGGGCAGCAGACTATCAAGACCTCGGTTACTATGAGGAAGAAGGACTCTATGACCCAAGTGCAGAATATTATGACGGTGGTCTTTATGATGAGGGCATGGGGGACTACTATAACCCTTATTCCTCTGCCCAAGGCTACTATCACAACCAGGAAGCTGATTACTATGGGTACCAGGAACAACAAGCAATATATAATGATGAGGATCTGGACCACTATGCACTAATGGGTGAGGGCTATATGTATGGAGGTGATATAGATGGATTCCTTGACCCTCAGTCTCAGGGTTATTATGATGAAAATGGTCAAGGAGTTTACTACAGTGATGGACAAGGGAGTTACTATGATAATGGACAGGCAGGTTATTTTGGGAACCCTTATGCAGCAACTATGGAAATGCCAGGGGGGTTTCCACCAGAATATCAACTTAGTTATAGTGATGCTGGTATGCCCTACCAAGACTACAGCTCTCAGCAAGCCATTGGATTTGCACCAGGAGGTGGGCAGGCCTTTGGCTTTGGAGGGCAAGGGATGCATCAGGTACAAGGCCTGTATGGGGACCAGTATACAGACCAGTTGGATCAATATAGGGATGATACTGGTGGAGTTCAGGGAGGGGAGATGACATTTAGAGTTCCTAGACCTCAAGTGCGCCTATTTGGGAAAGAGCGTCTAGATGTGCCCCTGCCCCCTCCACCTACTTTGCCACCTGATCCAGAATTTGAAGACATGTCAGACATCCAGTATGAAGACCAGATTCCTCTCGCACCAGGTTCACTTGGTGACACGTCATTACAACAACAAATGATGATGTTGCCTCAAGAACAAGTGTttcctcaacaacaaactgtgtttCCCCCACAAGAACAAACGATGATGCCCCCACAGGTAATGTCACCACAGCAACAGATGAtgtcaccacagcagcagatgatgttACAACAAGAACAGAGTATGTCTGCCcaaatgatgacatcacagattCTGTCACCACAGCAACAAATGATATTACCACAGCAGCCAATGATGCCCCAGCAAATGATGTCACCACAGCAGCCAATGATGCCCCAGCAAATGATGTCACCACAAGAGCAGATGATGTTGCCACAGCAAATTAtgtcaccacagcagcagatgatgtcACAACAAATGATGTCACCACAAGAGCAGATGATGTTGCCACAGCAACAGATAATGTCTCCACAAGTGATTTCACCTCAG CAGATGATGACAGACCCGATGATAATGTCACAGCAACAGGGTTATGGCCAAGTTTCAATCCCCACTCCAACTGCCATGATTATTAAGCAAGCAAGCATGTCCCCTCTTCCAGCACGGCACATGCAGCCCTCTCCGACTCCATCCCGCCGCTCTGTCATCATGCCCTCCCCACAGATGCAACGCCATCCCTCTGCCATGGCTTCCCCAATACCTTCTCCTATGCTTCCACAGAGACGCAGCCCATCCCCACAGCCATCCATGAGGAGTGGGTTCATTAGTGCTCAAAGACCCCCCTCTGTTATGTCAAGACGAAtctcacctccttcctcccctaTGGCATCTCCCCTTGCCCGTCACAGGATGCAACCTCAAAGATCACCATCTCCCCTGGCTCGAAGACCCTCACCCCCTCACTCTCCCCGTGCCTCCATGATCCAGCGAAGTCCTTCACCCTCACCAAGAGCATCAATGAGAAGAGGTTCCCCACCTTCCTCACCTCGTACTTCAATGAGGAGGCGAAGTCCCCCACCCTCTGCCACTCCAGCCCATAGCTTGTTTGGATCAAGGAAAATACGTGGCccagcctcccctcccctctcccctggTCATGcatctccccttctctctccacaGCTCAGTAGAAGACCATCACCTTCTCCCTCCCCATCTCGTCGCAGCATATCCCCTGTAGGGCACCGGCCTGCCCCATCTTCTCCTACCCTCTCTCGCCGCTCAACTCGGCTGCTCAGGGACCCCACACCATTGGCCCGGCCTAGGATGGGGGGAAATGTTCCATTAGGTGCTGTCAGACCCTCGCCTATGGGTCTCAGAGGGCGTCCAGTTCCCCCACCCACCCAGAATGTACGTCCATTCCGTGCCTCCTCCATAAGAAGCAATAGATCTTCTGTTCTCACAGTAgactccctccactcctccccttTTCATTCCCCTCACATGGTCCACCGTGCTCCCTTAGGGAAGAGACAATCTGGCCGATTTCCTCCTCGCCCTGTGGCTCGAGGACGTCCCCTCATGGCCCAACAGTCTATAAGAAGGAttcctcctgcctctccacAGCCCTCCCTTAAACACATGTCACATCCTGCATCCCCACATTTCCCTCCTCGACTTTCTCATCA AAACGTATGTGTCTGGCACCTATGCTGA